Proteins encoded within one genomic window of Geotalea daltonii FRC-32:
- a CDS encoding APC family permease — translation MSPNSPDQRRPGVANKIRRAVVGAPKQLNDPTLFHRMSLIPVLAWIGLGADGLSSSSYGPEEAFRALGSHTYLAIVLGLATAITVFIISYAYARIIEVFPHGGGGYMVATHMLGQRAGVISGCALLVDYILTITVSIASCADAIFSYLPLHLHQYKVPLTCLLALMLIVLNIRGLKESIYVMAPIFIVFVIMHLTMLLDGVITHRDRFGPLAEEFQRGLDYDLSTMGFVGIALLFLRAYSLGGGTYTGIEAVSNSMQIMREPRVKTGKRTMLYMATSLAFTAAALFICYALLGVKPIEGKTLNAVLADMLFSDWPLGGAIAFVTIFSEGALLLVAAQTGFVGGPRVMSNMAVDSWLPHRFAALSERLTMRNGIFMMGGAAIALLIYTRGSVSALVVMYSINVFVTFTLSQLGMSRLYLKRRDKDPKWMQHLSVHLVGLALCATILVITTVEKFTEGGWLTLVITSLVIGLCYLIRSHYLRVRKGIAELDETLLDFPTSGPVNTDPLNANDSTAIQLVTSYNGFGIHTLLSILTTFPETYKNIVFVSVAVIDSGSFKGVHEMEALEDSVREGLEKYVDLARRLGFAAEYRMATGIDVVETAIKLCREIAEEFPRSAVFSGQLTFRLEKFYHRLLHNETAFAIQRRLQWEGITTVILPIRVKV, via the coding sequence GTGAGCCCTAACAGTCCTGATCAGAGAAGGCCGGGCGTTGCCAATAAAATCAGGCGGGCCGTGGTAGGCGCCCCTAAACAGCTCAATGATCCGACCCTGTTCCACAGGATGTCGCTCATTCCGGTGCTGGCCTGGATTGGCCTTGGCGCCGATGGCTTGTCATCCTCCTCTTACGGCCCGGAAGAAGCTTTCCGTGCCTTGGGTTCCCATACCTATCTGGCAATCGTGCTTGGACTGGCAACCGCCATCACCGTTTTCATCATTTCCTATGCCTATGCCCGCATCATCGAGGTCTTCCCCCATGGCGGCGGGGGTTACATGGTGGCCACCCACATGCTGGGACAACGGGCGGGGGTAATATCCGGTTGCGCACTGCTGGTCGATTACATTTTAACCATTACCGTTTCCATCGCGTCCTGTGCCGACGCAATTTTTAGCTACCTGCCGCTCCATCTCCACCAGTACAAGGTGCCGCTTACCTGCCTCCTGGCCCTGATGCTCATCGTACTCAATATTCGCGGACTTAAGGAATCCATCTACGTAATGGCTCCAATCTTCATCGTCTTCGTCATCATGCACCTGACCATGCTGCTGGACGGGGTCATCACCCACCGGGACCGCTTTGGGCCGCTGGCGGAGGAGTTCCAGCGCGGACTGGATTACGATCTTTCCACCATGGGCTTCGTCGGCATTGCCCTCCTTTTCCTCCGCGCCTACTCCCTGGGGGGCGGGACCTATACCGGTATCGAAGCAGTTTCCAACAGCATGCAGATCATGCGCGAGCCGCGAGTCAAGACCGGCAAGCGGACCATGCTTTACATGGCCACATCCCTTGCTTTTACCGCAGCAGCGCTGTTCATCTGCTATGCACTTTTAGGAGTAAAACCCATAGAAGGCAAAACGCTGAACGCCGTTCTCGCCGACATGCTGTTCTCCGATTGGCCCCTGGGAGGGGCAATCGCCTTCGTCACCATCTTTTCAGAAGGTGCGCTTCTATTGGTAGCAGCACAGACAGGCTTTGTCGGAGGCCCCAGGGTAATGTCCAACATGGCGGTGGATTCATGGCTCCCCCACCGCTTTGCCGCCCTGTCGGAGCGGCTGACCATGCGCAACGGCATCTTCATGATGGGGGGGGCGGCGATTGCCCTCCTCATTTATACGCGCGGCTCGGTCTCCGCACTGGTGGTCATGTATTCGATCAATGTCTTTGTCACCTTTACCCTGTCCCAGCTCGGCATGTCCAGGCTCTATCTTAAACGACGGGACAAGGACCCGAAATGGATGCAGCACCTGTCGGTTCACCTGGTGGGTCTCGCCCTCTGTGCCACCATCCTGGTGATAACTACGGTGGAGAAATTCACCGAAGGGGGCTGGCTGACCCTCGTCATCACGTCACTTGTAATCGGGCTCTGCTACCTGATCAGGAGCCATTATCTCAGGGTACGCAAGGGGATTGCCGAGCTGGACGAAACACTGCTGGACTTCCCCACCAGCGGACCGGTCAATACCGATCCCCTCAACGCCAACGATTCCACCGCCATCCAACTCGTCACATCCTACAATGGTTTCGGCATCCACACCCTGCTCTCAATTCTTACGACCTTTCCCGAAACCTATAAAAATATCGTCTTCGTCTCGGTGGCAGTCATCGATTCCGGGTCCTTCAAAGGTGTGCATGAGATGGAGGCGTTGGAGGATTCGGTGCGAGAAGGGCTGGAGAAATATGTGGATCTGGCCCGGCGTCTCGGCTTTGCCGCCGAGTATCGCATGGCAACCGGCATCGACGTGGTAGAAACTGCTATAAAATTATGCAGAGAAATTGCGGAGGAGTTTCCCCGCTCAGCGGTGTTTTCCGGACAACTCACCTTCAGGCTGGAAAAGTTCTATCACCGGCTACTTCACAATGAGACGGCTTTCGCCATTCAGCGCCGCTTGCAGTGGGAAGGAATCACGACGGTAATCCTGCCGATCCGGGTAAAGGTGTGA